One Planktothrix sp. FACHB-1365 genomic window carries:
- the xth gene encoding exodeoxyribonuclease III produces the protein MKIATWNVNSIRTRKDHLLQWLQTHPVDILCLQETKVIDKDFPRLFFEDMGYHLYIYGQKAYNGVAILSKTPLESVHFGFSGILNTEQAQNFDEQKRVLTAIVNGIAIVNLYVPNGSSIDSDKYQYKLKWLNYLKDYLKILLTQTEKICICGDFNIALEDIDIHNPKNRETHIMASDAERQALQSILELGFQDAFRKFTTEGGQFSWWDYRQASFRRNSGWRIDTHYLTLPLYEVASNSIIDKIPRTWEQPSDHTPVILTLDSITGA, from the coding sequence ATGAAAATTGCAACGTGGAATGTTAATTCAATTAGAACTCGAAAAGATCATCTATTGCAATGGTTACAAACTCATCCTGTTGATATTCTTTGTTTGCAGGAAACTAAAGTGATTGATAAAGATTTTCCTCGTCTATTCTTTGAAGATATGGGTTATCACCTTTATATTTACGGTCAAAAAGCCTATAATGGGGTGGCAATTTTAAGCAAAACTCCCCTAGAATCGGTTCATTTTGGATTTTCTGGTATTTTAAATACTGAACAAGCTCAAAACTTTGATGAGCAAAAACGAGTTTTAACGGCAATTGTTAATGGTATTGCGATTGTTAATTTATATGTTCCCAATGGTTCTAGTATTGATAGCGATAAATATCAATATAAATTAAAATGGTTAAATTATCTCAAAGATTATTTAAAAATTCTGTTAACTCAAACGGAAAAGATTTGTATTTGTGGGGATTTTAATATTGCTTTAGAAGATATTGATATTCATAACCCCAAAAATCGAGAAACTCATATTATGGCGAGTGATGCTGAACGTCAAGCTTTACAATCAATATTAGAATTAGGCTTTCAAGACGCCTTCCGCAAGTTCACAACGGAAGGCGGACAGTTTAGCTGGTGGGACTATCGCCAAGCTTCCTTCCGACGCAATAGCGGATGGCGCATTGATACCCATTATTTAACCTTACCCCTGTATGAAGTCGCCAGCAATTCTATCATCGACAAAATCCCTAGAACCTGGGAACAGCCGAGTGATCACACCCCTGTTATCTTAACCCTAGACTCAATCACAGGAGCATAG
- a CDS encoding Hsp70 family protein produces MSQDFLLVVAIDFGTSHSGFAYKYKEDLECVYRDLWHDSPKSYPKTATHLLMSPDGNVEAWGYSAIKKLAELRSKGLAKDYSFLKKFKMKLHKGERDHKGIYTIENGQKFYVIDLIAEYIRLIKDEALQEIKTNYANFVDEKEIRWCLTIPAIWKDEDKDLMRRAAVKAGLIGDSEEESERLFLVLEPEAAAIFCQEIDKNTLTPGTHLMIVDCGGGTVDITVHEVVQVRDGLKDVALDEIAPGTGGAFGSTYVDDSFLDYLANKLTLKAIEQFQEKEPLDYLKMMEEWERTKCAFDPEKSGDVIYFPLGVKFYNLLKENYPQVLKKLADEQNGDDTDLYISRETMEGIFKPTLDGIVEKVKEQFQELDNQSCDLMFLVGGFSTSPVLRKRIEQEFGKKVQNIVMPPRPGLAILGGAASFGVNPSAIRARRSRLTYGVSLTPAFVEDVDPESKKIWAKDLNKYLCMDRFAVLVEKGDRVPTDAEITTIFQPADRLQKAMDFEFFSTPRTDIRYTDEPGVTKLGELLVEMPFTQGGLDRQVEVTFYFGQTEIKVHAKDMTSGEDFKTAIRFNSGY; encoded by the coding sequence ATGAGTCAAGATTTTTTATTAGTTGTCGCTATTGATTTTGGCACATCACACTCCGGTTTTGCTTATAAATATAAAGAGGATTTAGAATGCGTCTATCGTGATCTTTGGCATGATAGTCCTAAAAGTTATCCTAAAACTGCTACTCATCTTTTAATGTCACCTGATGGTAATGTGGAAGCTTGGGGATATAGTGCTATTAAAAAATTAGCAGAACTTCGCTCTAAAGGATTGGCAAAAGATTACTCTTTTCTCAAGAAGTTTAAGATGAAGTTACACAAAGGAGAAAGAGATCACAAAGGCATTTACACCATAGAAAATGGACAAAAATTCTATGTTATTGATCTTATTGCTGAATATATCCGTTTGATTAAAGATGAAGCTCTCCAAGAAATTAAGACAAATTATGCAAATTTTGTTGATGAAAAAGAAATTCGCTGGTGTTTAACAATTCCTGCGATCTGGAAAGATGAAGATAAAGATTTAATGCGCCGAGCGGCTGTAAAAGCGGGATTAATTGGCGATTCTGAGGAGGAATCAGAGCGTCTTTTTCTGGTACTTGAACCAGAAGCGGCAGCTATTTTCTGTCAGGAAATAGATAAAAATACCCTTACTCCGGGTACTCATTTAATGATTGTTGATTGTGGGGGTGGTACAGTAGATATTACTGTCCATGAAGTTGTGCAAGTGCGTGATGGTTTGAAAGATGTCGCATTAGATGAAATCGCTCCCGGTACTGGTGGTGCTTTTGGCTCAACTTATGTGGACGACAGCTTTTTGGACTATTTAGCAAACAAGTTAACTCTTAAAGCTATAGAACAATTTCAGGAGAAAGAACCTTTAGATTATTTGAAAATGATGGAGGAATGGGAACGAACTAAATGTGCTTTTGATCCCGAAAAAAGTGGTGATGTAATTTATTTTCCTCTAGGAGTTAAATTCTACAATCTCCTAAAGGAGAATTATCCCCAAGTTCTCAAAAAGTTAGCAGATGAACAAAATGGAGATGATACTGATCTTTATATCAGTCGTGAAACAATGGAAGGTATTTTTAAGCCTACCTTAGATGGGATTGTGGAAAAAGTTAAAGAGCAGTTTCAAGAATTAGACAATCAATCTTGTGATCTGATGTTTCTGGTTGGTGGTTTTTCTACTTCTCCTGTCCTCAGAAAACGAATTGAACAGGAATTTGGCAAAAAAGTCCAAAATATTGTTATGCCACCTCGTCCAGGTCTTGCTATTCTTGGGGGTGCGGCATCCTTTGGGGTTAATCCCTCAGCTATTCGGGCAAGACGTAGCCGTTTAACTTATGGTGTCAGTTTGACTCCAGCATTTGTAGAAGACGTTGATCCAGAAAGTAAAAAAATTTGGGCAAAAGACTTGAACAAATATCTCTGTATGGATCGTTTTGCCGTTCTTGTTGAGAAAGGAGATCGTGTACCAACAGATGCAGAAATAACAACAATCTTTCAACCAGCAGATCGTCTTCAAAAAGCGATGGATTTTGAATTTTTTTCAACACCCAGAACTGATATCCGCTATACAGATGAACCAGGTGTTACCAAATTAGGGGAATTATTAGTCGAAATGCCATTCACTCAAGGCGGACTTGATCGCCAAGTAGAAGTGACATTTTACTTCGGACAAACGGAAATAAAAGTTCATGCTAAAGATATGACATCAGGAGAAGACTTTAAAACAGCTATTCGCTTTAATTCTGGTTATTAA
- a CDS encoding DUF5615 family PIN-like protein, giving the protein MKLFATLHTDEDVSRLVATLLRARGFDVTTTSEQGMLGQLDRQQLAYAASVDRCLLTHNRVDFERLHLEYMTEGWEHSGIIVIPQKNAYEIVQRVAILLNTLTADEIANQLLYV; this is encoded by the coding sequence GTGAAACTATTTGCAACTCTTCATACAGATGAAGATGTTTCTAGGCTTGTCGCTACTTTGCTACGGGCTAGGGGTTTTGATGTGACGACAACGAGCGAACAGGGAATGTTGGGTCAATTGGATAGGCAACAATTGGCTTATGCTGCATCTGTTGATCGATGTTTGCTCACTCACAATCGCGTGGACTTTGAGCGATTACACCTAGAATATATGACAGAAGGATGGGAACATTCTGGTATTATTGTGATTCCTCAAAAAAATGCCTATGAAATTGTTCAACGGGTTGCTATTCTGTTAAATACGCTAACGGCTGATGAAATTGCCAATCAGCTTTTATATGTTTAA
- a CDS encoding DUF433 domain-containing protein, producing the protein MTTQSASRYVARHPEILQGEPIITGTRTSVRAIVELWRLGITPEEIPMHLPHLKLAQVFDALSFYLDHQEEINTYIERNRIPENLIHPAVKAAMRKP; encoded by the coding sequence ATGACTACACAATCTGCTTCGCGTTATGTCGCACGTCACCCTGAAATTTTGCAAGGGGAACCGATTATTACAGGAACGAGAACTTCAGTTCGTGCGATCGTAGAATTGTGGCGTTTGGGTATTACTCCTGAAGAAATCCCGATGCACTTACCTCATCTAAAATTAGCTCAAGTTTTTGACGCACTGAGCTTTTATTTGGATCATCAGGAAGAAATAAATACTTATATTGAGCGTAATCGAATTCCTGAAAACTTGATTCATCCTGCTGTCAAAGCGGCGATGAGAAAACCGTGA
- a CDS encoding DUF4926 domain-containing protein: MFDLYQRVSLNCDFPEHHLKKGDVATLIDY; the protein is encoded by the coding sequence ATGTTTGACCTCTACCAGCGTGTTTCCTTAAATTGCGATTTTCCCGAACATCACCTCAAAAAAGGCGATGTAGCCACCCTCATTGATTATTAG
- a CDS encoding acetolactate synthase large subunit, producing the protein MNTAQLLVKCLENEGVEYIFGVPGEENMQILESLKTSSIKFITTRHEQGAAFMADVYGRLTGRAGVCLSTLGPGATNLMTGVADANLDGAPLVAITGQVGTDRMHIESHQYLDLVAMFAPVTKWNAQIVRPSITPEIIRKAFKIAQAEKPGAVHIDLPENIANMAVEGYPLKQDKREKVYSAYQSMNEAAIAISKANNPLILVGNGAIRANASAAFTEFATQLNIPVVNTFMGKGMIPYTHPLALWTTGLQLRDYISCGFDKADLIIAIGYDLIEYSPKKWNPQGKVPIIHISETPAEVDSSYIPIAEIIGDISDSLQEILRRSDRTGKPEPYALKLRSDIRKDYEYYANDNGFPIKPQKIIYDLRQVMGPEDIVISDVGAHKMWMARHYHCERPNTCLISNGFAAMGIAIPGAVAAKLVYPDRKIVAVTGDGGFMMNNQELETALRVGTPFVTLIFNDGGYGLIEWKQNDQFGESSFIKFGNPDFVKFAESMGLKGYRVEATTDLVPILKEALNQEVPVVIDCPVDYNENSRFSQRSGGLCCPI; encoded by the coding sequence ATGAATACAGCACAACTGTTAGTTAAATGTTTGGAAAATGAAGGGGTCGAGTATATTTTTGGAGTACCTGGGGAAGAGAATATGCAAATTCTTGAATCCCTTAAAACATCCTCGATCAAATTTATTACAACTCGCCATGAACAAGGTGCTGCTTTTATGGCGGATGTTTATGGTCGCTTAACCGGAAGAGCCGGAGTTTGTTTATCAACATTAGGCCCTGGAGCAACCAATTTAATGACAGGGGTTGCTGATGCGAATTTAGATGGAGCGCCGTTAGTTGCAATTACGGGTCAAGTGGGAACTGATCGAATGCACATTGAATCCCATCAATATTTGGATTTAGTGGCAATGTTTGCTCCGGTTACGAAATGGAATGCTCAAATTGTTCGCCCTAGTATTACCCCAGAAATTATCAGAAAAGCGTTTAAAATAGCGCAAGCTGAAAAACCAGGAGCCGTGCATATTGATCTGCCGGAAAATATTGCTAATATGGCGGTTGAAGGCTATCCTTTAAAACAAGATAAGCGAGAAAAAGTTTATTCCGCTTATCAAAGTATGAATGAAGCTGCCATCGCCATTTCTAAAGCGAATAACCCCTTAATTTTAGTGGGAAATGGGGCAATTCGTGCCAATGCTAGTGCAGCTTTCACAGAATTTGCTACCCAACTGAATATTCCGGTTGTTAATACCTTTATGGGTAAAGGCATGATTCCTTATACCCATCCTTTAGCGTTATGGACAACAGGATTACAATTGCGGGATTATATTAGCTGTGGGTTTGACAAAGCCGATTTAATCATTGCTATTGGCTATGATTTAATTGAATATTCCCCGAAAAAATGGAATCCCCAAGGCAAAGTTCCCATTATTCATATTAGCGAAACGCCTGCGGAAGTTGATAGTAGTTATATTCCGATTGCTGAAATTATTGGGGATATTTCTGACTCTCTCCAGGAAATTTTAAGACGTTCAGATCGCACCGGAAAACCCGAACCTTATGCCTTAAAATTAAGAAGTGATATTCGCAAAGATTACGAATATTATGCTAATGATAATGGATTTCCGATTAAACCGCAAAAAATTATTTATGATTTGCGTCAAGTTATGGGCCCAGAGGATATCGTGATTTCTGATGTCGGTGCTCATAAAATGTGGATGGCGAGACATTATCATTGTGAACGTCCGAATACTTGTTTAATTTCTAATGGATTTGCTGCGATGGGAATTGCCATTCCCGGTGCAGTAGCGGCAAAATTAGTTTATCCTGATCGCAAGATAGTGGCGGTAACAGGAGATGGCGGATTTATGATGAATAACCAAGAATTAGAAACCGCCTTACGAGTGGGGACACCGTTTGTTACCTTAATCTTTAATGATGGCGGTTATGGATTAATTGAATGGAAACAAAACGATCAATTTGGTGAATCTTCATTTATCAAATTTGGGAATCCTGATTTTGTTAAATTTGCCGAAAGTATGGGGTTAAAAGGCTATCGCGTTGAAGCAACAACGGATTTAGTTCCAATTCTTAAAGAAGCCTTAAATCAAGAGGTTCCTGTTGTGATTGATTGTCCTGTAGACTATAACGAAAACTCACGTTTTAGTCAACGTTCTGGCGGGTTATGTTGTCCGATTTAA
- a CDS encoding NAD-dependent succinate-semialdehyde dehydrogenase: protein MGIATINPATGETVKTFTALTDAEIEKALALADRAFRDYRRVSFDTRSQWMQKAANLLEENAETYAKIMTLEMGKPITSAIAEAKKSASVCRYYAENAAQFLADVPVSSDAINSFVSYEPLGAILAVMPWNFPFWQVFRFAAPALMAGNVGLLKHASNVPQCALAIAEIFQKAGFPDGVFQTLLVGSNKVAQIISDDRVKAGTLTGSEPAGASLASLAGQNIKKTVLELGGSDPFIVLESADLNAAVEAAVTARMLNNGQSCIAAKRFILMSSIANEFESRMAEKFEALKIGDPMLPDTEVGPLATPDILTELDDQVQRCVELGAKVLTGGQPLDCPGNFYPPTILTQIPEGAPAYSEEFFGPVALIFRVNSLDEAITLANSTIFGLGASAWTTNQAEQKRLIRELEAGAVFINGLVKSDPRLPFGGIKRSGYGRELSSQGIHEFVNIKSVWIK, encoded by the coding sequence ATGGGCATTGCTACAATTAACCCGGCAACAGGCGAAACGGTCAAAACCTTTACCGCCTTGACGGATGCGGAAATTGAGAAGGCTTTAGCACTCGCGGATCGAGCCTTTCGAGACTATCGGCGAGTCTCCTTTGATACTCGTTCGCAATGGATGCAAAAGGCGGCTAACCTGTTAGAAGAAAACGCCGAAACCTACGCCAAAATCATGACGTTGGAAATGGGAAAACCCATTACCTCCGCGATCGCAGAAGCGAAAAAAAGTGCCTCCGTTTGTCGTTATTATGCGGAAAATGCGGCTCAATTTTTAGCGGATGTTCCAGTCTCCAGCGACGCTATAAACAGCTTTGTTTCCTATGAACCCCTAGGGGCAATTTTAGCAGTAATGCCTTGGAATTTCCCCTTCTGGCAAGTGTTTCGCTTTGCCGCGCCTGCTTTAATGGCGGGAAATGTCGGTTTACTCAAACACGCTTCTAACGTGCCTCAATGCGCCTTAGCTATTGCGGAAATTTTCCAAAAGGCCGGATTTCCTGACGGGGTGTTTCAAACCTTATTAGTGGGCTCTAATAAAGTCGCTCAAATTATTAGCGATGATCGTGTCAAAGCGGGAACCTTAACCGGAAGTGAACCCGCAGGTGCGAGTTTAGCTTCGTTGGCGGGTCAAAATATTAAAAAAACCGTCCTAGAATTAGGCGGCAGTGATCCGTTTATTGTGCTAGAAAGTGCGGATTTAAACGCAGCAGTTGAAGCCGCCGTTACTGCACGAATGTTAAATAATGGGCAATCTTGTATTGCAGCCAAACGGTTTATTTTAATGTCAAGTATTGCCAATGAATTTGAAAGTCGGATGGCGGAAAAATTTGAGGCTTTAAAAATTGGTGATCCGATGTTACCTGATACCGAAGTCGGGCCCTTAGCAACCCCAGATATTTTAACGGAGTTGGATGATCAAGTTCAACGTTGTGTTGAATTAGGAGCCAAAGTCTTAACTGGAGGTCAACCCCTAGATTGTCCAGGGAATTTTTATCCCCCAACTATTTTAACTCAAATTCCTGAAGGAGCCCCTGCTTACAGTGAAGAATTCTTTGGGCCGGTGGCGTTAATCTTCCGCGTCAATTCTTTAGATGAAGCCATTACCCTTGCTAATAGCACCATTTTTGGTTTAGGCGCTAGTGCTTGGACAACAAATCAAGCTGAACAAAAGCGTTTAATTCGAGAATTAGAAGCGGGTGCAGTGTTTATTAACGGTTTAGTTAAATCCGATCCTCGCTTACCCTTTGGCGGCATTAAACGTTCCGGTTACGGACGAGAATTGAGCAGCCAAGGAATTCACGAATTTGTGAATATTAAAAGCGTTTGGATTAAATAG
- a CDS encoding rubrerythrin family protein codes for MNYSLNLRSLFRPTVSIVTVTLLSGLSLVGCNSNQPTVKTAPATPQIQNSVTPSNNTSSATLKNLQAAYNGESNAHARYLAFSQKATDEGYLQVAALFQAAADAEAIHAANHGAVIRKLGATPEAKIETPTVKSTAENLQEAIKGESYERDTMYPQFIEQARAEGNQDAVVTFTYAIDAEKQHANLYTQAKDNLNDWQEAKITFYVCPECGYTTNTLGFTNCPDCNTAENLFLSVA; via the coding sequence ATGAATTATTCTTTAAATCTGCGTTCCCTGTTTCGCCCAACCGTTAGTATCGTGACAGTGACGCTGTTAAGTGGGTTGAGTTTAGTCGGTTGTAATTCTAATCAACCTACGGTGAAAACGGCTCCAGCGACTCCTCAAATTCAAAACTCTGTTACACCTAGTAATAATACATCGTCAGCAACGCTGAAAAATTTACAAGCCGCTTATAATGGGGAATCTAACGCCCATGCTCGTTATCTTGCTTTTTCCCAAAAAGCAACTGATGAAGGATATCTGCAAGTTGCTGCTTTATTTCAAGCTGCGGCGGATGCAGAAGCGATTCATGCTGCTAATCATGGCGCAGTGATTCGGAAATTGGGTGCTACACCCGAAGCAAAAATTGAAACTCCCACCGTGAAATCCACGGCTGAAAATTTGCAAGAAGCGATTAAGGGAGAATCCTATGAACGAGATACCATGTATCCCCAATTTATTGAACAAGCGCGTGCTGAAGGGAATCAAGATGCCGTTGTTACCTTTACCTACGCGATTGATGCTGAAAAGCAACACGCTAATTTATATACTCAAGCTAAGGATAATTTAAACGATTGGCAAGAAGCTAAAATAACGTTTTATGTCTGTCCTGAATGCGGTTATACAACCAATACTTTAGGGTTTACCAATTGTCCCGATTGTAATACGGCTGAAAATCTTTTCTTAAGTGTTGCTTAG
- a CDS encoding ubiquinol-cytochrome c reductase iron-sulfur subunit, with product MKRRTFLTWVSVGTLASFFPVALAACSNSKNSTNVVTRPDNFIQVGTLQELDEQGSILNSQIPVLIIRNPNNPQEISAVNPTCPHLDCVVEWEAGKKEFGCPCHASQFTPEGQVIKGPADRGLKRYLAKLEGNIVLVKPS from the coding sequence ATGAAGCGTCGGACTTTTTTAACTTGGGTAAGTGTCGGAACTTTAGCGAGTTTCTTTCCTGTGGCTTTAGCTGCTTGTTCTAACTCTAAAAATTCTACTAATGTTGTGACTCGCCCTGATAATTTTATCCAAGTCGGAACTCTTCAAGAACTTGATGAACAGGGCTCTATTTTAAATTCTCAAATTCCTGTTTTAATTATTCGTAATCCCAACAATCCCCAGGAGATTTCTGCTGTTAATCCCACTTGTCCCCATTTAGATTGTGTTGTGGAATGGGAAGCGGGTAAAAAAGAATTTGGATGTCCTTGTCATGCGTCCCAATTTACCCCAGAGGGTCAAGTGATTAAAGGGCCGGCTGATCGAGGATTAAAACGTTATCTAGCTAAACTAGAAGGGAATATCGTGTTAGTCAAACCCAGTTAA
- a CDS encoding adenylate/guanylate cyclase domain-containing protein — MYTSSNSLTSLLESRFSGNAQSAFWGELLSNSGYFLILKSLSNIISKSWIEYLTDPTEYLLIVAMLIQAWVLSRPKTNRFWGNLVGVGLYIVLDLPYDGLEFLKEPIHLVFLIFSFLIATLQGLRFHGNFKADWLFFPLESITRTLMIIAFYIVVEIPWDSDRLYWQTFLNFLQSKTHLFLTLSLILIGLLLGLQAFRLSQQRYQLQQTAKLLGNMAEWGMGSYMVATALNNPEALAFQQCDRTILFMDIRGFTQWCEEKQPDIAAQVLNHYYQTVEPEAARYHPLKMTLAGDEIMAIYATPQQGIQAAQAMQKAAKNSLNSYGLGAGCSLHCGEVIEGLFGGKEVRTYTVIGDVVNTGKRLEGITPAGEITVSDTLYQALNRKLKVEPYDPIFVKGKVEPLMAWRLRS; from the coding sequence ATGTATACTTCCTCTAATTCCCTAACATCCCTTTTAGAATCTCGATTTTCAGGAAATGCTCAGAGTGCTTTTTGGGGTGAGCTTTTGAGTAACAGTGGTTATTTTTTAATTTTAAAAAGTCTCTCTAATATTATTTCTAAAAGTTGGATTGAGTATTTAACTGACCCAACAGAATATTTATTAATTGTAGCGATGTTAATACAAGCCTGGGTTCTCTCTCGTCCAAAAACGAATCGATTTTGGGGAAATTTAGTCGGGGTTGGTTTGTACATAGTCCTGGATTTACCTTATGATGGATTAGAGTTTTTAAAAGAACCCATTCATCTTGTATTCTTAATCTTTTCTTTTCTCATTGCTACCCTTCAAGGATTAAGATTTCATGGTAATTTTAAAGCAGACTGGTTATTTTTTCCTCTGGAAAGTATCACCCGAACTTTAATGATTATTGCGTTTTATATTGTTGTTGAAATTCCTTGGGATTCTGATCGGTTATATTGGCAAACCTTTCTGAATTTTCTTCAAAGCAAGACTCATTTATTTTTGACTTTAAGTCTGATTTTAATTGGGCTACTTTTAGGGTTACAAGCCTTTCGACTATCCCAACAACGATACCAGCTTCAACAAACTGCTAAATTATTAGGAAATATGGCAGAATGGGGGATGGGAAGTTATATGGTTGCAACGGCTTTAAATAATCCTGAAGCCTTAGCCTTTCAACAATGCGATCGCACAATTTTATTTATGGATATTCGGGGCTTTACTCAATGGTGTGAAGAAAAACAACCGGATATTGCCGCCCAAGTTTTAAACCATTATTATCAAACCGTAGAACCGGAAGCAGCACGATATCATCCGTTAAAAATGACCCTAGCCGGGGATGAAATTATGGCGATTTATGCTACCCCCCAACAAGGCATTCAAGCGGCTCAAGCCATGCAAAAAGCCGCTAAAAATAGCTTGAATTCCTATGGTTTGGGAGCAGGTTGTAGCCTTCATTGTGGGGAAGTGATTGAGGGATTATTTGGCGGAAAGGAAGTGAGAACTTACACCGTTATTGGAGATGTGGTGAATACGGGTAAACGTTTAGAAGGCATTACTCCGGCTGGAGAAATTACGGTTTCGGATACCCTATATCAAGCTTTAAATCGGAAACTCAAGGTTGAACCTTATGATCCGATTTTTGTTAAAGGTAAAGTTGAACCTTTAATGGCTTGGCGTTTAAGGAGCTAA
- a CDS encoding ATP-binding protein, whose amino-acid sequence MRQIKVKNFGPIKSGLTDNNEFIEIRKITVFIGHQGTGKSSIAKLISTLSWLEKALYRGMLKEKDVISYNRFVNKYCNYQNLKNYFQPISEIEYRGKVYNFNYKEGKFQIYGINNNPEKYIVPKIMYVPAERNFLSSVRWPGKIQGLPESLYTFWKELERSQQELSSILTLPVGNVNLEFDKLNKISNIIGHDYKLKLSEASSGFQSFVPLFLVSRNIALSISKNQETAQNELSGEDKKRLTMEIEKIISNDSLSEELKQAALEVLSSKYKNECFLNIVEEIEQNLFPQSQKEVLYKLLEFANLTEGNGLILTTHSPYIINYLTLAIKTYNILQRFYDNPNNHILKEKLETIVPEESCISEEDVIVYQLTEQGEIKKLPTYDGLPSDENYLNISLAETNQLFDDLLEIEEQL is encoded by the coding sequence ATGAGACAAATAAAGGTTAAAAATTTTGGCCCTATTAAATCAGGCTTAACAGACAATAACGAATTTATAGAGATTCGTAAAATTACTGTTTTTATTGGTCATCAAGGAACAGGGAAAAGTAGTATTGCCAAGTTGATATCAACATTGAGTTGGTTAGAAAAAGCATTATATCGTGGAATGTTAAAGGAAAAAGATGTAATCAGCTATAATCGATTTGTAAACAAATATTGTAATTATCAAAACTTAAAGAATTACTTTCAACCTATAAGTGAAATTGAATATCGAGGAAAAGTCTATAATTTTAATTATAAGGAAGGTAAATTTCAAATCTATGGGATTAATAATAATCCTGAAAAATATATTGTTCCTAAAATTATGTATGTGCCAGCAGAGCGAAACTTTTTGAGTTCTGTAAGATGGCCAGGAAAAATACAAGGATTACCTGAATCATTATATACTTTTTGGAAAGAATTAGAACGCTCACAACAAGAATTATCGAGTATCTTAACTTTACCTGTGGGCAATGTCAATTTAGAATTTGATAAACTTAACAAAATTTCAAATATTATAGGGCATGATTATAAGTTAAAACTTTCAGAGGCTTCAAGTGGTTTTCAATCTTTCGTACCTTTATTTTTAGTTTCTCGAAATATTGCCCTATCTATTAGCAAAAATCAAGAAACAGCACAAAATGAGCTTAGTGGAGAAGATAAAAAAAGATTAACAATGGAAATTGAGAAAATTATTTCTAATGATAGTCTGTCAGAGGAACTAAAACAAGCAGCATTGGAAGTGTTATCTTCTAAATATAAGAATGAATGCTTTTTAAATATTGTGGAAGAAATAGAACAAAATCTTTTTCCACAATCCCAAAAAGAAGTATTGTATAAATTACTAGAATTTGCTAACCTTACAGAAGGAAATGGACTAATTCTTACTACCCATAGTCCTTACATTATTAATTATCTGACATTAGCAATAAAAACATATAATATTTTACAGAGATTCTATGATAATCCAAACAATCATATACTCAAAGAAAAACTAGAAACAATTGTTCCAGAAGAATCTTGCATATCGGAAGAAGATGTTATCGTATATCAATTAACAGAACAAGGAGAAATTAAAAAACTTCCTACCTATGACGGTTTGCCTTCTGACGAAAATTATCTAAATATTTCATTAGCAGAGACTAATCAACTTTTTGATGATTTACTAGAAATTGAAGAACAATTATGA